Proteins co-encoded in one Bradyrhizobium sp. 170 genomic window:
- a CDS encoding amino acid ABC transporter substrate-binding protein: protein MKRVSLVVTLALAAGLSAQAASAQTLKTVKDRGMLSCGVSQGLPGFSTPDDKGNWTGLDVDICRAIAAAIFNDASKIKFVPLSAKDRFTALQSGEIDVLSRNTTWTLSRDTSLGANFTGVTYYDGQGFLVKKSLKVNSSLELNSASVCVQTGTTTEQNLADYFKGNNMKYEVIAFATADETVKAYESGRCDVFTSDVSQLYAERLKVANPADHVVLPEVISKEPLGPMVRHGDDQWFDIVKWTLFAMVGAEELGVTQKNVDEMAKSDKPELKRAMGTDGNLGEQLGLTKDWIIRIVKATGNYGESFERNVGSGSKLGIARGLNNLWSKGGIQYAPPIR from the coding sequence GACGGTCAAGGACCGCGGCATGCTGTCCTGCGGCGTGAGCCAGGGCCTGCCGGGCTTCTCGACCCCGGACGACAAGGGTAACTGGACCGGGCTCGACGTCGACATCTGCCGGGCGATCGCGGCGGCCATATTCAACGACGCGAGCAAGATCAAGTTCGTGCCGCTGTCGGCCAAGGACCGCTTCACCGCGCTGCAGTCGGGCGAGATCGACGTGCTGTCCCGCAACACCACCTGGACGCTGTCGCGCGATACCTCGCTCGGCGCCAACTTCACCGGCGTGACCTATTACGACGGCCAGGGCTTCCTGGTGAAGAAGTCGCTGAAGGTGAATTCGTCGCTGGAATTGAACAGCGCGTCGGTCTGCGTGCAGACCGGCACCACGACCGAGCAGAACCTCGCCGACTACTTCAAGGGCAACAACATGAAGTACGAGGTGATCGCGTTCGCCACCGCTGACGAAACCGTCAAGGCCTATGAATCCGGCCGCTGCGACGTCTTCACTTCAGACGTCTCCCAGCTCTACGCCGAGCGCCTGAAGGTCGCCAATCCCGCCGACCATGTCGTGCTGCCCGAGGTGATTTCGAAGGAACCGCTCGGGCCGATGGTCCGCCATGGCGACGATCAATGGTTCGACATCGTGAAATGGACGCTGTTTGCGATGGTCGGCGCCGAAGAACTCGGCGTGACCCAGAAGAACGTCGATGAGATGGCGAAATCCGACAAGCCCGAGCTCAAGCGCGCCATGGGTACCGACGGTAACCTTGGCGAACAGCTCGGCCTGACCAAGGACTGGATCATTCGGATCGTGAAGGCGACCGGCAATTACGGCGAGTCCTTCGAGCGCAACGTCGGCTCCGGCTCCAAGCTCGGCATTGCCCGCGGCCTCAACAATCTCTGGAGCAAGGGCGGTATCCAGTACGCGCCGCCGATCCGCTGA
- a CDS encoding amino acid ABC transporter permease → MTIESRKPPSQLLPKLQRTLGGRAGWSGFVLQLLFVAALAWVCYEIVANARANLQAQRITAGFGFLANTAGFDVSQNLIPYSGSDTYTRVFLVGLLNTLLVSVIGIFFATLIGFLVALGRLSPNWLLARISGGYVELIRNLPLLFQILFWYLAVLAALPNPRQSISVFDSFFLSNRGLVIPKPIGTSGFEPFVVALLVAIVAAIALWRYSRRQLFESGKVIKVWPYALGLVIGLPLVSALIFGAPVTFEIPALKGFNFAGGSRVIPEFVALTLALSTYTAAFIAEIVRAGILSVHKGQMEAGSSLGLQRGSVLRLIVIPQAMRVILPPLTNQYLNLTKNSSLAVAIGYPDLVSVFAGTTLSQTGQAIEIIGITMGVYLLISLVTSAVMSFYGWRIGRSMG, encoded by the coding sequence ATGACCATCGAATCCCGAAAACCACCGTCGCAGCTGCTTCCCAAGCTGCAGCGAACGCTCGGCGGCCGGGCGGGCTGGAGCGGCTTCGTGCTCCAGCTCCTGTTTGTCGCCGCGCTTGCCTGGGTTTGCTACGAGATCGTCGCCAATGCTCGCGCCAATCTGCAGGCGCAGCGGATCACCGCGGGCTTTGGATTCCTGGCGAATACCGCGGGCTTTGATGTCAGCCAGAACCTGATCCCGTATTCGGGGTCCGATACCTACACCCGCGTGTTTCTGGTAGGCCTGCTCAACACGCTCTTGGTCTCGGTGATCGGCATCTTCTTCGCCACCCTGATCGGATTCCTCGTAGCCCTCGGCCGCCTGTCACCGAACTGGCTGCTGGCGCGGATATCAGGCGGCTATGTCGAACTGATCCGCAACCTGCCGCTGCTGTTCCAGATCCTGTTCTGGTATCTCGCGGTGCTCGCGGCATTGCCCAATCCGCGGCAGAGCATCTCCGTTTTCGACAGTTTCTTTCTCAGCAACCGCGGCCTGGTGATTCCAAAGCCGATCGGTACTTCCGGTTTTGAGCCGTTCGTCGTTGCGCTGCTGGTGGCGATCGTGGCTGCGATTGCGTTATGGCGATACTCGCGCCGGCAGCTCTTCGAGAGCGGCAAGGTGATCAAGGTCTGGCCCTATGCGCTGGGCCTGGTAATCGGCCTGCCGTTGGTCAGCGCACTGATCTTCGGCGCACCGGTCACGTTTGAAATTCCCGCGCTGAAGGGCTTCAACTTCGCCGGCGGCTCGCGCGTCATCCCGGAATTCGTCGCGCTGACGCTGGCGCTGTCGACCTACACCGCCGCCTTCATCGCCGAGATCGTGCGTGCCGGTATTCTCTCCGTTCACAAGGGGCAGATGGAGGCCGGCTCCTCGCTCGGGCTGCAGCGCGGTTCGGTGCTGCGGCTGATCGTGATCCCGCAAGCAATGCGTGTGATCCTGCCGCCGCTCACCAACCAGTATCTCAACCTGACCAAGAACTCCTCGTTGGCGGTGGCGATCGGCTATCCCGACCTGGTTTCGGTGTTCGCGGGAACGACGCTGAGCCAGACCGGGCAGGCGATTGAAATCATCGGCATCACCATGGGCGTCTATCTCCTGATCTCGCTGGTCACGAGCGCGGTCATGAGCTTCTATGGATGGCGGATCGGGCGGAGCATGGGATGA
- a CDS encoding amino acid ABC transporter permease — MSDTPLSIFVRQDLVPERPAPVKTTGFIGFLRTRLFNSPTNILITIVSVLLLWFTVVPALKFVLFDAVWIGKDRTACLPKNPGDVVGACWPFIQAKFSQFIYGFYPEPERWRVNLVFILAAILLIPLLIPRLPGKGPNAILFFLAFPVVGFFLLLGGGLGGFGVSWTAGLLSGFNDSIGDGGRKLVAAGETTAVIGPLLWLLGKLIVAVSTVIGWVLLPLTWLRDQIQAFRSPVWADLVATAVIVSALLFWLGGGVRSGWRPLVTSLAIFAGIGVVIAVMGLDRGGFPVVDTRLWGGLLVTLVVSVTGIVASMPVGIALALGRRSTIPLIRIFSIAFIEFWRGVPLITVLFFATYMLPLFVPTGFTIDGLMRALIGIALFAGAYQAEVIRGGLQAIPRGQGEAASALGLSWGKTTALIVMPQALRHVIPGLVNSFIALFKDTSLVSIVALFDLLGQLRASFSDPVWSTPSTLFTGFAFTGIIYFVFCFGMSRYSLFVENRLNAHRRN, encoded by the coding sequence ATGAGCGACACCCCTTTATCCATTTTCGTTCGTCAGGACCTCGTGCCGGAGCGGCCGGCGCCGGTGAAGACCACCGGCTTCATAGGCTTCCTGCGCACGCGCCTGTTCAATTCGCCGACCAATATCCTGATCACGATCGTCAGCGTGCTGCTGCTGTGGTTCACCGTAGTGCCGGCGCTGAAATTTGTCCTGTTCGATGCTGTCTGGATCGGCAAGGACCGGACCGCGTGCTTGCCCAAAAATCCCGGCGACGTGGTCGGCGCCTGCTGGCCTTTCATCCAGGCGAAGTTTTCGCAGTTCATCTACGGATTCTATCCGGAGCCGGAACGCTGGCGGGTCAACCTCGTCTTCATTCTTGCCGCGATCCTGCTGATACCGCTGCTGATTCCGCGGCTGCCGGGCAAGGGCCCCAACGCCATCCTGTTCTTCCTGGCATTCCCCGTTGTCGGCTTCTTCCTGCTGCTCGGCGGCGGGCTGGGCGGCTTCGGCGTCAGCTGGACGGCCGGGCTTCTGTCAGGGTTCAACGACAGCATCGGCGACGGCGGAAGAAAGCTCGTGGCGGCGGGCGAGACCACGGCCGTCATCGGGCCGTTGCTGTGGCTGCTCGGCAAGCTGATCGTGGCCGTCAGCACGGTGATTGGCTGGGTACTGTTGCCGCTGACCTGGCTGCGCGATCAGATCCAGGCCTTCCGCAGCCCGGTCTGGGCCGACCTCGTGGCAACCGCCGTGATCGTGTCGGCTTTACTGTTCTGGCTGGGCGGCGGTGTGCGGTCCGGCTGGCGACCACTCGTCACCAGTCTCGCGATCTTTGCCGGCATTGGCGTCGTGATCGCGGTGATGGGGCTCGACCGCGGCGGATTCCCTGTCGTGGATACAAGGCTATGGGGCGGCCTTCTGGTGACGCTGGTCGTGTCCGTCACCGGCATCGTCGCCTCGATGCCGGTGGGCATCGCGCTGGCGCTAGGCCGTCGCTCGACCATTCCGCTGATCCGGATTTTCTCGATCGCCTTCATCGAGTTCTGGCGCGGGGTTCCGCTGATCACCGTGCTGTTCTTCGCAACCTACATGCTGCCGCTGTTCGTTCCGACCGGCTTCACCATCGACGGACTGATGCGCGCCTTGATCGGCATCGCGCTGTTCGCGGGGGCCTACCAGGCCGAAGTGATCCGCGGCGGCCTGCAGGCGATCCCGCGCGGGCAGGGCGAGGCGGCGAGCGCGCTCGGCCTTTCCTGGGGCAAGACCACGGCGCTGATCGTGATGCCGCAGGCGCTGCGCCATGTCATCCCCGGCCTCGTCAACAGCTTCATCGCGCTGTTCAAGGACACCTCGCTGGTCTCGATCGTCGCGCTGTTCGACCTGCTCGGGCAGCTCAGGGCTTCGTTCTCCGATCCGGTCTGGTCGACGCCGTCGACGCTGTTCACCGGCTTTGCCTTTACCGGGATCATTTATTTCGTCTTCTGCTTTGGGATGTCGCGTTACTCGCTGTTCGTCGAGAACCGGCTGAACGCACATCGGCGCAACTGA
- a CDS encoding amino acid ABC transporter ATP-binding protein codes for MTANPIVGINTLNKWYGDFHVLRDINLDVAKGERIVICGPSGSGKSTLIRCINALEEFQEGNIVVDGIELGPNLRKVDEVRREVGMVFQSFNLFPHLTVLENCTLAPIWVRNIPKKDAEAAAMKYLERVKIPHQANKYPGQMSGGQQQRVAIARALTMNPKVMLFDEPTSALDPEMVKEVLDTMVDLAREGMTMLVVTHEMGFAREVANRVVFMDAGQVIESNTPHEFFANPQHARTKLFLSQILRH; via the coding sequence ATGACCGCAAACCCGATTGTCGGAATTAACACCCTCAACAAGTGGTACGGCGATTTTCACGTGCTGCGCGACATCAACCTCGATGTCGCCAAGGGCGAGCGCATCGTGATCTGCGGCCCGTCAGGCTCGGGCAAGTCGACGCTGATCCGCTGCATCAACGCGCTGGAGGAATTCCAGGAAGGCAACATCGTCGTCGACGGCATCGAACTGGGACCGAACCTGCGGAAGGTGGACGAGGTCCGGCGCGAAGTCGGCATGGTGTTCCAGAGTTTCAACCTGTTTCCGCACCTGACCGTGCTGGAGAACTGCACGCTGGCCCCGATCTGGGTGCGCAATATCCCCAAAAAGGACGCCGAGGCCGCCGCGATGAAATATCTGGAGCGGGTCAAGATCCCGCACCAGGCCAACAAATATCCCGGCCAGATGTCAGGCGGTCAGCAGCAGCGCGTCGCGATCGCCCGCGCGCTGACCATGAATCCCAAGGTGATGCTGTTCGACGAGCCGACCTCGGCGCTCGATCCCGAAATGGTCAAGGAAGTGCTCGACACCATGGTCGATCTCGCCAGGGAAGGCATGACCATGCTGGTGGTCACCCACGAAATGGGATTTGCCCGCGAAGTCGCCAACCGCGTCGTCTTCATGGACGCCGGCCAGGTGATCGAGTCAAACACGCCGCACGAATTCTTCGCCAATCCGCAGCACGCCCGGACGAAGTTGTTCCTGAGCCAGATCTTGCGGCATTGA
- a CDS encoding cysteine synthase A has protein sequence MAFNKDVIEAIGNTPLIKLKRASELTGCTILGKAEFMNPGQSVKDRAGKWMILEAEKRGDLKPGGLVVESTAGNTGIGLAVVASARGYRTLILIPNTQSQEKKDMLRLCGAELIEVPQLPFSNPNNYQHVGRRLAAQLRKTEPNGVLFADQWNNLDNAKAHYESTGPEIWEQTGGKIDGFICSVGTGGTLAGASRYLKEKHPGIVNACADPHGFAMYELFKHGTAKSTPGDSITEGIGLGRVTPVIETAKVDDAFLISDEEAVTIIYELLEHEGLCLGGSTGINIAGAIRLAKQLGPGKTIVTILADSGNRYQSKLFNPEFMRSKNLPVPAWLEKRTEIDVPFEKV, from the coding sequence ATGGCCTTCAACAAAGACGTCATCGAAGCGATCGGCAACACGCCGCTCATCAAACTCAAGCGCGCTTCCGAGCTGACCGGCTGCACCATTCTCGGCAAGGCCGAATTCATGAACCCCGGTCAGTCGGTGAAGGATCGCGCGGGCAAGTGGATGATACTGGAGGCCGAGAAGCGCGGCGACCTCAAGCCGGGTGGGCTGGTGGTGGAATCGACCGCGGGCAATACCGGCATCGGGCTTGCGGTGGTTGCGAGCGCACGCGGCTATCGCACGCTGATCCTCATTCCGAACACCCAGAGCCAGGAAAAAAAGGATATGCTGCGGCTGTGTGGCGCCGAGCTGATCGAGGTGCCGCAGCTGCCCTTTTCCAATCCGAACAACTATCAGCATGTCGGGCGGCGGCTGGCCGCCCAGCTTCGCAAGACCGAGCCGAACGGCGTGTTGTTTGCCGATCAGTGGAACAACCTCGACAATGCCAAGGCGCATTACGAATCCACCGGCCCGGAGATCTGGGAACAGACCGGCGGCAAGATCGACGGGTTTATCTGCTCGGTCGGCACCGGCGGCACGCTGGCCGGCGCCAGCCGCTATCTGAAGGAAAAGCACCCGGGCATCGTCAACGCCTGCGCCGATCCGCACGGCTTTGCGATGTACGAGCTGTTCAAGCACGGCACCGCCAAATCGACCCCGGGCGACTCGATCACCGAGGGCATCGGACTAGGCCGCGTCACGCCCGTGATCGAGACGGCCAAGGTCGACGATGCCTTCCTGATTTCGGACGAGGAAGCAGTGACCATAATCTACGAATTGCTCGAGCATGAGGGCCTCTGCCTCGGCGGCTCCACCGGCATCAACATCGCCGGCGCAATCCGGCTCGCCAAGCAGCTCGGTCCCGGCAAGACCATCGTCACCATCCTCGCCGATTCCGGCAACCGCTATCAGTCAAAGCTGTTCAATCCGGAGTTCATGCGCTCGAAGAACCTGCCGGTGCCGGCATGGCTGGAAAAGCGCACTGAGATCGACGTGCCGTTCGAGAAGGTGTGA
- a CDS encoding cyclopropane-fatty-acyl-phospholipid synthase family protein, translated as MSELISVTLETVDATFPELPRLVRLALGFGSKLKHGTLDVTLADGRTVRLGGNGPGPAAAMKIYDYGFASRLLRGGDIGIAEAYLRGEWDTPDLTQFLYLFCVNQDWMQTMLVANPLTRTFQAVRHWLNRNTKRQARRNIYAHYDIGNAFYSAWLDPSMTYSSALFEDDTPDLTAAQHNKYRRLAEAIDLRPGQKLLEIGCGWGGFAEYVAKTFGVKVVGLTISKEQRDFAQARIHNAGLGDKVEIRLQDYRDERDRYDRIASIEMIEAVGEQFWPKYFSQLRDRLLPGGLAGIQAITIQDSLFQTYRREVDFIQRYVFPGGMLPSPQILKTLGERFGVPVIRERIFGQDYARTLAIWRSNFRAAWPNLTPSGFDDRFRRLWEYYLAYCEAGFLSGNIDVRQVVFAKSG; from the coding sequence ATGTCCGAGTTGATTTCGGTCACATTGGAAACTGTAGACGCGACGTTTCCGGAATTGCCCCGCCTGGTCCGGCTGGCGCTGGGCTTTGGTTCAAAACTCAAGCACGGCACGCTCGACGTGACCCTGGCCGACGGCCGCACGGTCCGTTTGGGCGGCAACGGCCCCGGCCCCGCCGCCGCGATGAAGATTTACGATTACGGCTTCGCCTCACGGCTGCTTCGCGGCGGCGACATCGGTATCGCAGAAGCCTATCTGCGCGGTGAATGGGACACGCCCGACCTCACGCAATTCCTCTATCTGTTCTGCGTCAACCAGGACTGGATGCAGACCATGCTGGTCGCCAACCCGCTGACACGCACCTTTCAGGCCGTCAGACACTGGCTCAACCGCAATACGAAGCGGCAGGCCCGCCGCAATATCTATGCGCATTACGACATCGGCAACGCGTTCTATTCGGCCTGGCTCGATCCAAGCATGACCTATTCATCGGCCCTGTTCGAGGACGACACGCCGGACCTGACAGCGGCCCAGCACAACAAATACCGACGGTTGGCCGAGGCCATCGATCTGCGGCCGGGCCAGAAGCTTTTGGAGATCGGCTGCGGATGGGGCGGCTTTGCCGAATACGTCGCCAAGACGTTCGGCGTCAAAGTTGTCGGGCTCACCATCAGCAAGGAGCAGCGCGATTTTGCCCAGGCGCGCATTCACAATGCCGGTCTCGGCGACAAGGTCGAGATCAGGCTGCAGGACTATCGCGACGAGCGCGACCGCTATGACCGGATCGCCTCGATCGAGATGATCGAGGCGGTCGGCGAGCAATTCTGGCCGAAATACTTTTCACAGTTGCGCGACCGCCTGCTGCCCGGCGGGCTCGCCGGCATCCAGGCCATCACCATCCAGGACAGCCTGTTCCAGACCTATCGCCGCGAAGTCGATTTCATCCAGCGCTACGTCTTTCCGGGCGGCATGCTGCCCTCGCCGCAGATCCTGAAAACGCTCGGCGAGCGCTTCGGCGTTCCCGTCATCCGCGAACGCATTTTCGGGCAAGATTATGCCAGGACGCTTGCGATCTGGCGAAGCAATTTCCGCGCAGCCTGGCCCAACCTGACGCCGTCAGGCTTCGACGACCGCTTCCGGCGGCTATGGGAGTATTACCTGGCCTATTGCGAGGCGGGGTTCCTGTCCGGAAATATCGACGTGCGTCAGGTGGTGTTTGCGAAATCGGGCTGA
- a CDS encoding DUF1365 domain-containing protein, which translates to MRATPAGSERPSNAAALYVGCVMHARLKPMSHRFSYRVMSLLIDLDRLADADRQSPLFGVNRAALYSFHEADHGKRDGSSLRAYAQRCAAERGIDLTGGRVLLLSYPRLLGYTFNPLSVYFCYGADGELALLIYEVRNTFGDIHPYVLPVLSGEISDAGVRQRQDKLFYVSPFIGTAMRYHFRVLPPGDRVQLRILETDREGPLLAATFNGSRRVINTRELLRAFFALPLVTIKIMAAIHWEALRLWLKGARLVPRKDAALNTGLATGKSNDYTSPALSTRAKD; encoded by the coding sequence ATGCGCGCAACACCGGCAGGATCCGAACGACCTTCCAACGCCGCGGCGCTTTACGTCGGCTGCGTCATGCATGCGCGGCTGAAGCCGATGAGCCATCGCTTCAGCTATCGCGTGATGAGCCTCTTGATCGATCTCGATCGACTGGCGGACGCGGACCGGCAATCGCCGCTGTTCGGCGTCAACCGCGCGGCGCTTTACAGTTTCCACGAGGCCGACCATGGCAAGCGGGACGGATCATCTCTGCGCGCCTACGCGCAACGTTGCGCGGCCGAGCGCGGCATCGACCTCACGGGCGGACGGGTGCTGCTGCTGTCTTACCCCCGCCTGCTCGGCTACACCTTCAATCCGCTTTCGGTCTATTTCTGCTATGGCGCTGATGGTGAGCTGGCACTGCTGATTTATGAAGTTCGCAACACCTTTGGCGACATCCATCCTTACGTCCTGCCGGTGCTATCCGGCGAAATCAGCGACGCCGGCGTGCGGCAGCGGCAGGACAAGCTGTTCTACGTCTCGCCCTTCATCGGGACGGCGATGCGCTACCATTTTCGCGTGCTGCCGCCGGGCGACCGCGTCCAGTTGCGAATTCTGGAAACCGACCGCGAAGGCCCCCTGCTCGCTGCAACTTTCAATGGCAGCCGTCGCGTGATCAACACCAGGGAGTTGCTGCGCGCGTTTTTCGCCCTCCCGCTGGTCACAATCAAGATCATGGCGGCGATCCACTGGGAGGCGCTGCGGCTCTGGCTGAAGGGCGCGCGGCTGGTGCCGCGGAAGGACGCAGCCCTCAATACCGGCTTGGCGACCGGGAAAAGCAACGATTATACTTCGCCGGCGTTGTCCACCCGTGCCAAGGATTGA
- a CDS encoding FAD-dependent oxidoreductase encodes MRVAVVGTGISGNAAAWTLSNHYPVTVYDRELRPGGHSHTVSIDYDGTRLAVDIGFIVYNELNYPDLTALFAHLGVETVESCMSFAVTADTGSFEWKGGGNNWFETACGLFAQASNLLSPSYLWMLRDIITFNQQSVEDYAAGKLAGLTLREYFRTRHFAPRLLTDYLAPMGAAIWSAPSSEMLDFPAENFVAFFANHRLLQYDRPVWRTVKGGSRYYVEKLTASFRDRIRLGCAVTAIERTSHGVVVHDSHGKTSTYDHVVIASHSDQALAMLSDADDRERAILGAIGYSPNTIYLHRDPALMPKRRRAWASWNFLRWPRQGGLDHSVDNDVSVTYWMNELQGIDHDKPLFVSLNPPVAPDPALTFGKYLCEHPQYNATAFAAQKRLPEIQGQRHTWFCGAWTGYGFHEDGLRSGLAVAEALGAVAPWRQAPPELAEAAE; translated from the coding sequence ATGCGGGTCGCGGTGGTCGGGACGGGAATCAGCGGCAATGCCGCGGCCTGGACCTTGTCGAATCATTATCCGGTCACCGTCTACGACCGCGAACTCAGGCCCGGCGGCCACAGCCATACCGTCAGCATCGACTATGACGGCACGCGGCTTGCGGTCGACATCGGCTTCATCGTCTACAACGAACTGAACTATCCGGACCTGACGGCGCTGTTCGCCCATCTCGGTGTCGAGACCGTCGAAAGCTGCATGAGTTTTGCGGTGACGGCGGATACGGGCAGCTTCGAGTGGAAGGGCGGCGGCAACAATTGGTTCGAAACGGCATGCGGATTGTTCGCGCAAGCCAGCAACCTGTTGTCGCCCTCCTATCTCTGGATGCTGCGCGACATCATTACCTTCAACCAGCAGAGCGTCGAGGATTACGCGGCCGGAAAACTGGCCGGGCTGACGCTTCGAGAATATTTCCGCACGCGTCATTTCGCGCCACGGCTGTTGACCGATTATCTGGCGCCGATGGGCGCTGCGATCTGGTCGGCGCCATCGAGCGAGATGCTGGATTTTCCGGCCGAAAATTTCGTCGCCTTCTTCGCCAATCATCGCCTGCTGCAATATGACCGCCCGGTCTGGCGCACCGTGAAGGGCGGCAGCCGGTATTATGTCGAAAAACTCACCGCTTCATTCCGCGACCGGATCAGGCTTGGCTGCGCCGTCACCGCAATCGAGCGCACGTCGCATGGCGTCGTCGTCCACGACAGCCACGGCAAGACCAGCACCTACGATCACGTCGTGATTGCCTCCCACAGCGATCAGGCGCTGGCGATGCTGTCGGATGCCGACGACCGCGAGCGCGCCATCCTGGGCGCGATCGGCTATTCCCCCAACACGATCTATCTGCACCGCGATCCCGCGCTGATGCCGAAGCGCCGGCGTGCCTGGGCCTCGTGGAATTTCCTGCGCTGGCCGCGCCAAGGAGGCCTCGATCACAGCGTCGATAACGACGTCTCCGTGACCTACTGGATGAACGAGCTGCAGGGCATCGATCACGACAAGCCGTTGTTCGTCAGCCTCAACCCGCCGGTCGCGCCCGATCCCGCGCTGACCTTCGGCAAGTACCTGTGCGAGCATCCGCAATATAACGCCACAGCCTTTGCCGCCCAGAAGCGCCTGCCCGAGATTCAGGGCCAGCGGCATACCTGGTTCTGCGGCGCATGGACCGGATACGGATTCCACGAGGACGGATTGCGATCAGGCCTTGCGGTCGCCGAAGCGCTCGGCGCGGTCGCGCCATGGCGCCAAGCGCCGCCCGAACTGGCGGAAGCCGCGGAGTAG
- a CDS encoding efflux transporter outer membrane subunit produces MEGWPALIPGGKRLARSLAVLGLVASSAGCILTKDLPDPALDIPEGYKAARPSKAADAPPTLDWWRGFRSRELTGLMEEAQTVNLDIAAATARFRQADAQARIAGAALLPTLSGSGSESYSRTSGSSASGLSIGGREVVNYSASLSASYELDFWGKNRDAAQAAEETAVANRFDRDVVALTTLTTVANAYFQVLTAQGRIRTAQRNIASAERILNAIKERFKAGTGTDLDVAQQESVVANQRALVPPLRQTLDQNINALATLVSRPPEAVRVTGGSLNQIASPRVTPGLPSELLTQRPDIRRQEAQLASATANVGNARAQFFPSIQLTGQGGYQSSALTSLFQPHAAFFSMVGSLTQPIFDGGRILGNFEFTKARQDELLQTYRKTVVQAFADVDNALMSIRQTTERLRLQREVVAASRRAFELSEQQLRAGTADIVTVLNTQQTLFQAEDLLWQAQLARLLAVVSLYQALGGGWEPRMERPVDAL; encoded by the coding sequence ATCGAAGGTTGGCCTGCGCTCATTCCGGGCGGCAAGCGGCTGGCGCGATCGCTTGCGGTGCTTGGCCTCGTCGCCAGCTCGGCGGGCTGCATCCTGACCAAGGATCTTCCAGACCCCGCGCTCGACATACCCGAAGGCTACAAGGCGGCGCGGCCTTCGAAGGCTGCGGATGCGCCGCCGACGCTCGACTGGTGGCGCGGTTTTCGTTCGCGCGAGCTGACGGGGCTGATGGAGGAAGCACAGACCGTCAATCTGGACATTGCGGCGGCCACCGCGCGGTTCAGGCAGGCCGATGCACAGGCGCGGATCGCCGGCGCGGCGCTGCTGCCTACTCTCAGCGGCAGCGGCTCGGAGAGCTATTCCCGGACCTCCGGATCGAGCGCCAGCGGCCTGAGCATTGGCGGCCGTGAGGTGGTCAACTATTCGGCCTCGCTGAGCGCCAGTTACGAGCTGGACTTCTGGGGCAAGAACCGCGACGCCGCGCAGGCCGCGGAAGAGACCGCGGTCGCCAACCGCTTCGATCGCGACGTCGTCGCGCTGACAACGCTGACGACGGTCGCGAACGCCTATTTCCAGGTGCTGACGGCGCAGGGCCGGATCAGGACCGCGCAGCGAAACATCGCCAGCGCCGAGCGCATCCTCAACGCCATCAAGGAGCGCTTCAAAGCCGGCACCGGCACCGACCTCGACGTCGCGCAACAGGAGAGCGTGGTCGCCAACCAGCGCGCGCTGGTGCCGCCGCTGCGGCAAACGCTCGACCAGAACATCAATGCGCTGGCGACCCTGGTGTCACGGCCGCCGGAAGCCGTGCGCGTGACCGGCGGTTCGCTCAACCAGATCGCTTCGCCGCGCGTCACACCCGGCCTGCCATCGGAACTGCTGACGCAGCGTCCCGATATCCGCCGCCAGGAAGCCCAGCTTGCCTCCGCGACCGCCAATGTCGGCAACGCCCGCGCGCAGTTTTTCCCGAGCATTCAACTGACCGGGCAGGGCGGCTATCAGAGCTCGGCGCTGACGTCGCTGTTTCAGCCGCACGCCGCGTTCTTCAGCATGGTCGGCAGCCTGACCCAGCCGATCTTCGACGGCGGCCGGATCCTCGGCAATTTCGAGTTCACCAAGGCGCGGCAGGACGAACTGCTGCAGACCTACCGCAAAACCGTGGTGCAGGCGTTTGCCGATGTCGACAATGCGTTGATGTCGATCCGCCAGACCACCGAGCGGCTGCGGCTGCAGCGCGAGGTGGTGGCGGCATCGCGGCGGGCCTTCGAATTGTCCGAACAGCAGTTGCGGGCCGGAACCGCCGATATCGTAACTGTGCTAAATACACAGCAGACGTTATTCCAGGCTGAAGATTTGCTGTGGCAGGCCCAACTGGCCCGGCTGCTCGCGGTCGTCAGCCTCTATCAGGCGCTGGGGGGCGGCTGGGAGCCCAGGATGGAAAGGCCGGTCGATGCTCTTTAA